From one Eucalyptus grandis isolate ANBG69807.140 chromosome 9, ASM1654582v1, whole genome shotgun sequence genomic stretch:
- the LOC104419673 gene encoding NAC domain-containing protein 37 isoform X1, with the protein METMESCVPPGFRFHPTDEELVGYYLRKKVASQKIDLDVIRDIDLYRIEPWDLQGKRCRIGYEEQNEWYFFSHKDKKYPTGTRTNRATIAGFWKATGRDKAVYDKAKLIGMRKTLVFYRGRAPNGQKSDWIMHEYRLESDENGPPQEEGWVVCRAFKKRTTGLTKSTLEGWDTSYFYDEQSGTSSVIDPAECISRPVLGYMPNSSFVCKKEIEVAENLKLFNPDDSYFLQLPQLESPSLPLTKRPMSSVSLVSEINNNNHNSNNNEHLEEHNDDDSNKRVTDWRALDKFVASQLSQEERYEGDGITASFDQHDSSDMALMLLENARECEATKLSSFLTSGAGCDAGGICLFEKL; encoded by the exons ATGGAGACGATGGAGTCGTGTGTACCGCCAGGGTTTCGGTTCCATCCGACTGATGAGGAGCTTGTTGGCTACTATCTGAGGAAGAAGGTCGCCTCACAGAAGATCGACCTTGATGTTATTAGAGACATCGATCTGTACAGAATCGAACCATGGGATCTCCAAGGTA AGAGGTGCAGGATTGGGTATGAAGAGCAAAATGAGTGGTACTTCTTTAGCCATAAAGACAAGAAGTACCCAACAGGAACGAGGACCAACAGAGCCACCATTGCTGGCTTTTGGAAAGCAACTGGGAGAGACAAGGCCGTCTACGACAAGGCCAAGTTGATCGGCATGAGGAAGACCCTCGTTTTCTACCGAGGAAGGGCTCCGAATGGTCAGAAGAGCGACTGGATCATGCATGAGTATCGGCTCGAATCTGATGAGAATGGACCTCCTCAG GAAGAGGGATGGGTGGTTTGTCGAGCATTCAAGAAACGGACCACTGGGCTGACCAAGAGCACCCTCGAAGGCTGGGACACGAGCTACTTCTACGATGAGCAAAGTGGCACAAGCTCGGTCATCGACCCTGCCGAGTGCATCTCGAGGCCAGTCCTTGGCTACATGCCCAATTCGAGCTTTGTGTGCAAGAAAGAGATAGAAGTGGCGGAGAACCTGAAGCTCTTCAACCCGGACGACAGCTACTTCCTACAACTTCCTCAGCTAGAAAGTCCATCTCTTCCCTTAACGAAGAGGCCGATGAGCTCGGTTTCGCTAGTTTCAGAGATCAATAACAATAACCACAACAGTAACAATAACGAGCACTTAGAGGaacataatgatgatgattccAATAAGAGAGTGACTGATTGGAGGGCCCTTGACAAGTTCGTTGCTTCTCAGTTGAGTCAAGAGGAGAGGTATGAGGGCGATGGAATAACCGCAAGCTTTGATCAGCATGACAGCTCAGACATGGCTTTGATGTTGCTAGAGAATGCTCGAGAATGCGAAGCGACCAAGTTGAGCAGTTTCTTGACTTCAGGCGCCGGATGCGACGCTGGCGGCATATGTTTGTTTGAGAAGCTATGA
- the LOC104419673 gene encoding NAC domain-containing protein 37 isoform X2 translates to METMESCVPPGFRFHPTDEELVGYYLRKKVASQKIDLDVIRDIDLYRIEPWDLQERCRIGYEEQNEWYFFSHKDKKYPTGTRTNRATIAGFWKATGRDKAVYDKAKLIGMRKTLVFYRGRAPNGQKSDWIMHEYRLESDENGPPQEEGWVVCRAFKKRTTGLTKSTLEGWDTSYFYDEQSGTSSVIDPAECISRPVLGYMPNSSFVCKKEIEVAENLKLFNPDDSYFLQLPQLESPSLPLTKRPMSSVSLVSEINNNNHNSNNNEHLEEHNDDDSNKRVTDWRALDKFVASQLSQEERYEGDGITASFDQHDSSDMALMLLENARECEATKLSSFLTSGAGCDAGGICLFEKL, encoded by the exons ATGGAGACGATGGAGTCGTGTGTACCGCCAGGGTTTCGGTTCCATCCGACTGATGAGGAGCTTGTTGGCTACTATCTGAGGAAGAAGGTCGCCTCACAGAAGATCGACCTTGATGTTATTAGAGACATCGATCTGTACAGAATCGAACCATGGGATCTCCAAG AGAGGTGCAGGATTGGGTATGAAGAGCAAAATGAGTGGTACTTCTTTAGCCATAAAGACAAGAAGTACCCAACAGGAACGAGGACCAACAGAGCCACCATTGCTGGCTTTTGGAAAGCAACTGGGAGAGACAAGGCCGTCTACGACAAGGCCAAGTTGATCGGCATGAGGAAGACCCTCGTTTTCTACCGAGGAAGGGCTCCGAATGGTCAGAAGAGCGACTGGATCATGCATGAGTATCGGCTCGAATCTGATGAGAATGGACCTCCTCAG GAAGAGGGATGGGTGGTTTGTCGAGCATTCAAGAAACGGACCACTGGGCTGACCAAGAGCACCCTCGAAGGCTGGGACACGAGCTACTTCTACGATGAGCAAAGTGGCACAAGCTCGGTCATCGACCCTGCCGAGTGCATCTCGAGGCCAGTCCTTGGCTACATGCCCAATTCGAGCTTTGTGTGCAAGAAAGAGATAGAAGTGGCGGAGAACCTGAAGCTCTTCAACCCGGACGACAGCTACTTCCTACAACTTCCTCAGCTAGAAAGTCCATCTCTTCCCTTAACGAAGAGGCCGATGAGCTCGGTTTCGCTAGTTTCAGAGATCAATAACAATAACCACAACAGTAACAATAACGAGCACTTAGAGGaacataatgatgatgattccAATAAGAGAGTGACTGATTGGAGGGCCCTTGACAAGTTCGTTGCTTCTCAGTTGAGTCAAGAGGAGAGGTATGAGGGCGATGGAATAACCGCAAGCTTTGATCAGCATGACAGCTCAGACATGGCTTTGATGTTGCTAGAGAATGCTCGAGAATGCGAAGCGACCAAGTTGAGCAGTTTCTTGACTTCAGGCGCCGGATGCGACGCTGGCGGCATATGTTTGTTTGAGAAGCTATGA